One Gammaproteobacteria bacterium genomic region harbors:
- a CDS encoding cytochrome c oxidase assembly protein — protein MHKEKKQRRLVLILSSFVVLMFGFGYAMVPLYNVLCKQLGINGKTGGQVVLDDTGIDESRIITVQFLATTNAYIPWEFRPRLRTIKMHPGENKAVTYFAKNNTDHAMTVQAIPSVTPSAAAKYLKKTECFCFTQQKMNGQEEMDWPLLFHIDKSVPKNIHTITLAYTLFDVTSSHSTVIDAKQGHL, from the coding sequence ATTCATAAAGAAAAAAAGCAGCGACGTTTAGTCTTAATTTTATCGAGCTTTGTGGTGCTGATGTTTGGGTTTGGATATGCGATGGTGCCTTTGTATAATGTATTGTGTAAGCAACTGGGTATCAATGGAAAAACCGGTGGGCAGGTTGTTTTAGATGATACCGGTATTGATGAGAGTCGCATTATTACGGTTCAGTTTTTGGCGACAACGAATGCTTACATTCCGTGGGAATTTAGACCTCGATTGCGAACGATAAAAATGCATCCAGGTGAAAATAAAGCAGTCACCTATTTTGCAAAAAATAATACAGATCATGCAATGACTGTTCAGGCGATACCGAGTGTAACGCCTAGTGCTGCTGCGAAATACTTGAAAAAAACCGAGTGTTTTTGTTTTACGCAGCAAAAAATGAATGGGCAGGAAGAGATGGATTGGCCATTATTATTTCACATCGATAAAAGTGTGCCAAAAAATATTCATACTATTACCTTGGCTTATACGTTGTTTGATGTGACGAGCTCACATAGTACAGTAATTGATGCTAAGCAAGGGCATTTATGA
- a CDS encoding ATP-binding protein, giving the protein MNEKRILEIVLGEFHDKLKSMTTLVARNVSFPEVDNKIKVAVGMRRSGKTCLQYQTIMHLLEASIPLTRILYINFEDDRLLPLDVGKCGKLIDSFYELYPENHDEQCYLFLDEIQIIEGWETVIRRIFDSKKVQIYLTGSSSKLLSTEIASNLRGRSIATEVWPYSFNEYLRAKNISAESGIFTKKKQDTLTQLFNEYLICGGFPEVTSYDSDIRTKTLQEYIEVVIYRDIIERHAVKHPTLIKYMIIFMLHNVSRPFTINKFYNDLKGQGYHITKDSLYEYLNFIEEAYLAFTISLYDKSIRKVQTNPKKLFAVDTGLINCVTLNNQNDQGKLFENIIYLELRRLNCKIYYYLTEERYEIDFLIHTPLGKILLLQVCWDMSNTATKQREFRALEQAQAELGIEGRIITLEDYLRSGLDFIKEV; this is encoded by the coding sequence ATGAATGAAAAGCGCATATTAGAGATAGTATTAGGTGAGTTTCATGACAAGCTCAAGAGCATGACTACATTGGTAGCCAGAAATGTCTCATTTCCCGAGGTGGATAATAAGATCAAAGTTGCAGTGGGTATGCGGCGAAGTGGCAAAACCTGTTTGCAGTATCAAACAATTATGCATCTACTGGAAGCTTCAATACCATTGACCAGAATTTTATACATTAATTTTGAAGATGATCGATTATTGCCACTTGACGTTGGAAAATGTGGAAAATTAATCGACAGTTTTTATGAATTGTATCCTGAGAATCATGACGAACAGTGTTATTTATTTTTAGATGAGATTCAAATAATTGAAGGCTGGGAAACTGTAATAAGAAGAATATTTGATAGTAAAAAAGTACAAATTTATTTAACGGGATCATCGTCTAAATTATTGAGCACTGAAATTGCCTCCAATTTACGAGGGAGATCAATTGCAACAGAGGTTTGGCCATATAGTTTCAATGAATATCTACGAGCAAAAAATATTTCAGCTGAATCAGGAATATTTACCAAGAAAAAACAAGATACTCTGACTCAATTATTCAATGAATATTTGATATGTGGCGGGTTCCCTGAAGTAACAAGCTATGATAGTGATATTAGAACAAAAACACTACAAGAATACATTGAAGTAGTCATTTATAGAGATATTATCGAGCGACATGCTGTGAAACATCCGACATTAATAAAGTATATGATTATCTTTATGCTGCATAATGTCAGCAGGCCTTTCACAATTAATAAATTTTATAATGATCTAAAAGGGCAAGGTTATCACATCACTAAAGATAGTTTGTATGAGTATCTCAATTTTATTGAAGAAGCTTACCTAGCATTCACAATAAGCCTATATGACAAATCCATCCGCAAAGTGCAGACAAATCCAAAAAAACTATTTGCAGTTGATACTGGCCTTATAAATTGTGTAACCTTAAATAATCAGAACGACCAAGGCAAGTTATTCGAAAATATTATTTACTTAGAGTTGAGAAGGCTAAATTGTAAAATATATTATTATCTTACCGAAGAAAGATATGAAATAGATTTTTTAATTCATACCCCACTTGGAAAAATACTGCTGTTGCAAGTCTGTTGGGATATGTCCAATACCGCAACAAAACAACGAGAATTTAGAGCTCTCGAACAAGCACAAGCTGAACTTGGCATAGAGGGCAGAATCATCACGTTGGAAGACTATCTTAGATCAGGGCTTGATTTCATTAAAGAGGTCTAA
- the ahcY gene encoding adenosylhomocysteinase, with protein MLEDFKIASLEHAALGQREIAIAETEMPGLMALREEFGSTKPLEGARITGCLHMTIQTAVLIETLVHLGAQVRWASCNIFSTQDQAAAAMAAAKIPVFAWKAETEEEYWWCVEQSILGPDGWRPNLLLDDGGDLTRFMHEKYPELLKDVLGVSEETTTGVNRLYEMARNGKLKIPAINVNDSVTKSKFDNLYGCRESLIDGIKHATSVMIAGKKAVVAGYGEVGKGCAQALRGFGAKVVITEIDPICALQAAMEGYEVNTMDAMAPVGDIFITATGNIQVITNEHMLQMKDQAIICNIGHFDAEIDVNSLRKYSWESVKPQVDHVIFPDGKRLILLAEGRLVNLGCANGHPSFVMSTSFTNQVLAQIELWQNRQKYSIGVHVLPKLLDEKVARLHLSKLGINLTELTPVQSKYLGIDAKGPFKPDHYRY; from the coding sequence ATGTTGGAAGATTTTAAAATTGCATCGCTAGAACATGCAGCATTAGGGCAGCGCGAAATTGCTATCGCTGAAACGGAAATGCCCGGTTTGATGGCATTGCGTGAAGAGTTTGGTTCGACTAAGCCGCTAGAGGGCGCTCGGATTACTGGTTGTTTGCACATGACGATTCAAACAGCCGTTTTAATCGAAACTTTGGTTCATCTCGGTGCACAAGTTCGATGGGCCTCATGCAATATTTTTTCCACCCAAGATCAAGCGGCTGCTGCAATGGCTGCTGCAAAAATTCCTGTTTTTGCTTGGAAAGCGGAGACTGAAGAAGAGTATTGGTGGTGTGTGGAGCAATCCATTTTAGGTCCGGATGGATGGCGGCCTAATTTATTACTCGATGATGGCGGCGATTTAACACGATTTATGCATGAAAAATATCCTGAGCTTTTAAAAGATGTGCTTGGGGTGTCTGAAGAAACTACAACAGGTGTAAATCGACTCTACGAAATGGCACGAAATGGAAAATTAAAAATCCCTGCGATCAACGTCAATGATTCTGTGACGAAATCAAAATTCGATAATTTGTACGGTTGTCGCGAATCATTAATTGACGGAATTAAACACGCGACCAGTGTCATGATTGCAGGAAAAAAAGCGGTGGTTGCAGGGTATGGTGAGGTAGGAAAAGGTTGCGCGCAAGCGTTGAGAGGATTTGGAGCAAAAGTTGTAATTACTGAAATCGATCCGATTTGTGCGCTGCAAGCGGCAATGGAAGGATACGAGGTCAATACCATGGATGCCATGGCGCCTGTCGGCGATATTTTTATTACAGCGACAGGCAATATTCAAGTGATTACCAATGAGCATATGTTGCAAATGAAAGATCAGGCGATTATTTGTAATATCGGGCATTTTGATGCGGAAATCGATGTGAATTCTTTAAGAAAATATTCGTGGGAATCTGTAAAACCGCAGGTTGATCATGTTATTTTTCCTGATGGAAAACGTTTGATTTTGCTTGCTGAAGGACGTTTGGTGAATTTAGGTTGTGCCAATGGACATCCCAGTTTTGTCATGTCGACGTCATTTACAAATCAAGTATTGGCGCAAATTGAGCTCTGGCAAAATAGGCAAAAATATTCAATTGGGGTTCATGTGCTGCCCAAATTATTAGATGAAAAAGTAGCACGCCTTCATTTGTCGAAATTGGGTATTAATTTAACAGAATTAACGCCAGTGCAATCAAAATATTTAGGGATTGATGCTAAAGGGCCGTTCAAGCCGGACCATTATCGGTATTAA
- a CDS encoding c-type cytochrome, producing MNKKVSLCDQLKRISYLALFAGFVVTKVFAVDAMEYDYPTVIAPDAEQAKKIRLGEYLAKAGDCIACHTKLGGKPFAGGLPVKTPFGTIYSPNITPDKDTGIGNWTDKDFLRAMKHGIAPDGSYYFPVFPYTSFTKMTDADVLAIKAYLDVVPAVVQANIDPDMPIPFRWRFGQLFWRTLFFRKGDYQPDLTHSEQWNRGAYLVQGPGHCGMCHTPLNLLGAPKMKYNLAGGQVDGFIAPGINATALAKVEIQEILNVFLHNHRIGGGTLAAKPMLEVNQYSLSLLSENDLTAIATYLKTVKSETPPVEKVSGSASEVGKKIYDKYCQACHTTGAGGSPKLGDAAEWAPRLKAGIDEVYSKAIKGFGSMPAKGTCMTCSDEDIHHAVDYLVGQASGSGEAKPAKPVKELPKATLALGKQVYDKVCSVCHDAGKLSAPKIGDQQAWAPLIDKNFDVLVTNSIKGYRAMPPRGACYDCSDTDIIAAVKYMVQQSKSSGDYLLW from the coding sequence ATGAATAAGAAGGTCAGCTTATGTGATCAACTCAAGCGAATTAGCTATTTAGCGCTATTTGCTGGCTTCGTGGTTACAAAAGTATTTGCTGTTGATGCCATGGAATATGATTACCCTACCGTTATTGCACCTGATGCAGAGCAAGCTAAAAAAATTCGGTTGGGTGAATATCTTGCTAAGGCCGGCGATTGCATCGCCTGTCATACCAAGCTTGGAGGGAAGCCATTTGCTGGTGGGTTGCCGGTTAAAACACCCTTTGGCACTATCTACTCCCCTAATATCACACCTGATAAAGATACAGGCATCGGTAATTGGACAGATAAGGATTTTCTGCGAGCTATGAAACATGGTATAGCGCCAGATGGTTCGTATTATTTCCCGGTATTTCCTTATACGTCATTTACAAAAATGACTGATGCGGATGTTTTGGCTATAAAAGCCTATTTAGATGTAGTGCCGGCAGTTGTGCAAGCCAATATTGATCCCGATATGCCTATCCCATTTCGCTGGCGGTTTGGTCAATTATTTTGGCGAACGTTGTTTTTCCGAAAAGGGGATTATCAGCCTGACCTTACTCATTCTGAGCAATGGAATCGTGGTGCTTATTTAGTCCAGGGACCTGGGCATTGTGGTATGTGTCACACACCATTGAATTTATTAGGCGCTCCTAAAATGAAATATAATTTAGCGGGTGGTCAAGTTGATGGTTTCATCGCGCCTGGAATTAATGCTACTGCTTTGGCAAAAGTAGAGATTCAGGAAATTTTGAACGTGTTTTTGCATAATCATCGTATCGGTGGGGGTACATTAGCCGCAAAACCAATGTTGGAAGTTAATCAATATAGTCTGTCGTTACTGAGTGAAAATGACCTCACTGCGATTGCAACGTACCTCAAGACAGTAAAAAGTGAAACGCCACCGGTTGAAAAAGTGAGTGGCTCTGCAAGTGAAGTGGGTAAGAAAATTTACGATAAATATTGTCAAGCGTGTCATACCACAGGTGCAGGTGGTTCGCCGAAATTAGGCGATGCTGCTGAATGGGCGCCTCGTTTAAAAGCAGGGATTGATGAAGTTTATAGTAAAGCGATTAAAGGTTTTGGTTCAATGCCTGCAAAAGGAACTTGCATGACGTGCAGTGATGAAGATATTCATCACGCTGTTGATTATTTAGTAGGACAGGCCTCGGGAAGTGGCGAAGCAAAACCAGCAAAACCTGTTAAAGAACTACCTAAAGCTACTTTGGCATTGGGTAAACAAGTTTATGATAAAGTCTGTAGTGTTTGTCACGATGCTGGTAAATTGAGTGCACCTAAAATAGGCGATCAACAAGCATGGGCGCCACTCATTGATAAAAATTTCGATGTCTTGGTGACGAATTCAATTAAGGGATATCGTGCAATGCCTCCACGTGGTGCATGCTATGATTGTTCGGATACTGATATTATTGCAGCAGTAAAATATATGGTCCAACAAAGTAAATCATCTGGTGATTATTTACTTTGGTAG
- the ctaD gene encoding cytochrome c oxidase subunit I, which yields MTATSAAKGHDSDHDHGAHQEPGFVGFLKRWLFTTNHKDIGTLYLTISMVNFLLAGTMALLIRSELFMPGHRLLSPDFFNTMTTMHGLIMVFGVVMPVFVGLANWQLPMMLGAPDMALPRLNNWSFWLLPFAFTILLSTFFMSGSAPNFGWTFYAPLSTKYGPPSTDFMIFAIHIMGMSSILGSINIIATILNMRAPGMKLMQMPMFVWTWLITAFLLLAIMPVLAGTVTMMLTDRHFGTSFFDAAGGGDPVLFQHLFWFFGHPEVYVLILPAFGVISEILPTFSRKKLFGYHFMVYATAAIAILSYVVWVHHMFTAGVPVQAALFFMYSTMLIAVPTGIKIFNWVATIFKGSLTFETPMLFAIAFLFMFTLGGFSGLMLAIVPADYQYQDTYFVVAHFHYVLVPGAIFSAIAAVYYWLPKWTGHMYNETLGKLHFWLSTISLNITFFPMHFLGLAGMPRRIPDYALQFTDFNQIATVGAFIFGFSHLIFLYNVIRTVRGKGKKATKRVWEGAHGFEWTLSSPPPYHSFVTPPVFVEGASSHEVSDTMDHHEK from the coding sequence ATGACAGCAACTTCAGCAGCCAAGGGCCATGATAGTGATCATGATCACGGAGCGCATCAAGAGCCTGGTTTTGTAGGTTTCCTCAAACGCTGGCTTTTTACAACCAATCATAAAGATATTGGTACGCTTTATCTTACTATAAGTATGGTCAATTTTTTGTTAGCGGGAACGATGGCCTTATTGATTCGTTCAGAATTATTTATGCCTGGGCATCGATTACTATCGCCTGATTTTTTTAACACTATGACAACCATGCACGGATTAATTATGGTGTTTGGTGTAGTAATGCCGGTATTTGTTGGATTGGCTAACTGGCAGCTACCGATGATGCTAGGCGCGCCCGATATGGCGTTACCACGACTCAATAACTGGAGTTTTTGGTTATTACCTTTTGCGTTCACCATCTTACTGAGTACATTTTTTATGTCGGGCTCTGCGCCCAATTTTGGATGGACATTTTACGCGCCTTTATCAACAAAATATGGACCGCCCAGTACTGACTTCATGATTTTTGCCATTCATATTATGGGTATGTCTTCGATTTTGGGTTCGATAAATATTATCGCAACAATTTTAAATATGCGTGCGCCGGGTATGAAATTAATGCAAATGCCCATGTTTGTTTGGACGTGGCTGATTACTGCATTTTTATTATTAGCGATTATGCCTGTGCTTGCGGGAACAGTTACAATGATGCTCACCGATCGTCATTTCGGTACAAGCTTTTTTGATGCAGCAGGTGGTGGCGATCCAGTTTTATTCCAGCATTTGTTTTGGTTTTTTGGTCATCCCGAAGTTTATGTTCTTATTCTTCCTGCGTTTGGTGTGATATCAGAAATATTGCCGACTTTTAGTCGCAAAAAATTATTTGGTTATCATTTCATGGTATATGCGACAGCAGCTATCGCAATTTTATCCTATGTTGTCTGGGTGCATCACATGTTCACTGCCGGTGTGCCAGTTCAGGCGGCTTTATTTTTTATGTATTCAACAATGCTAATTGCAGTGCCTACAGGAATTAAAATATTTAACTGGGTTGCAACAATATTTAAAGGATCACTTACCTTTGAAACGCCGATGTTATTTGCAATCGCCTTTTTGTTTATGTTCACCTTGGGTGGTTTTTCTGGATTGATGTTGGCCATTGTTCCTGCTGATTATCAATATCAAGATACCTATTTCGTGGTCGCTCATTTCCATTATGTATTAGTTCCTGGGGCAATTTTTTCTGCAATCGCAGCGGTTTATTATTGGCTTCCGAAGTGGACGGGGCATATGTATAATGAAACACTTGGAAAGCTTCACTTTTGGCTATCAACCATTTCTTTAAATATTACTTTTTTCCCGATGCATTTTCTTGGATTAGCAGGTATGCCTCGACGAATCCCAGATTATGCATTGCAGTTTACCGATTTTAATCAAATCGCAACCGTAGGCGCATTTATTTTTGGATTCTCACATTTAATTTTCTTATACAATGTTATACGAACTGTACGAGGCAAGGGTAAAAAGGCTACTAAGAGAGTTTGGGAAGGCGCACACGGATTTGAATGGACTTTGTCATCGCCGCCACCCTATCACTCATTTGTAACGCCTCCAGTGTTCGTAGAAGGGGCGAGTAGTCACGAAGTGTCGGACACGATGGATCACCATGAAAAATGA
- the coxB gene encoding cytochrome c oxidase subunit II, translating to MSWMLLLCGVSSVFASKYNMPVGVTPISKEIYTLHMTIFWIVVAIGILVFSVLIYALINHRKSQGHVAAKFHSSLKVELVWTIIPFIILVLMAIPATRVLLMMEDDSDADLNIKITGYQWKWKYDYLDEGISFFSNLATTQDQIQGKAPKGENYLLEVDKPIVVPTHKKIRFLVTANDVVHSWWVPELGVKRDAIPGFIHEAWARIEKPGTYRGQCAELCGVGHGFMPIVVIAKDEPDYKKWVAEQRGVALQQANAPEENKPMTKAELMEAGQKIYGATCTVCHQATGMGMPPAFPALKGSKIVTGDISKQLSIVLHGVKGTAMQAFGEQLTDKDIAAVVTYQRNSWGNDDQAKFGKAAGGLIQPSDVAAARKAGQ from the coding sequence ATGAGTTGGATGTTGCTTCTGTGCGGAGTAAGCTCTGTCTTTGCGTCCAAATATAACATGCCCGTGGGTGTCACCCCAATTAGTAAAGAAATTTACACATTGCATATGACAATTTTCTGGATTGTCGTTGCGATTGGTATTCTCGTATTTAGTGTATTAATTTATGCGTTAATTAATCATCGTAAGTCTCAAGGTCATGTTGCAGCGAAATTTCATTCTAGCTTAAAAGTTGAATTAGTGTGGACAATAATTCCTTTTATCATTTTAGTGCTGATGGCCATTCCAGCAACTCGAGTACTTTTGATGATGGAAGATGATAGTGATGCTGATCTCAATATTAAAATCACAGGCTATCAGTGGAAATGGAAATATGATTACCTGGATGAAGGTATTAGTTTCTTTAGTAACCTTGCAACCACTCAAGATCAAATTCAAGGTAAAGCACCTAAGGGCGAAAATTATTTGCTTGAAGTGGACAAGCCTATCGTTGTTCCCACACATAAAAAAATACGGTTTTTAGTAACTGCGAATGATGTTGTTCATTCTTGGTGGGTGCCTGAATTAGGTGTTAAGCGAGATGCAATTCCTGGGTTTATTCATGAAGCGTGGGCAAGAATTGAAAAACCAGGCACTTATCGTGGGCAGTGTGCAGAATTATGCGGTGTCGGTCATGGTTTTATGCCGATTGTTGTTATAGCAAAAGATGAGCCAGATTATAAAAAATGGGTGGCTGAGCAGCGGGGTGTTGCATTACAGCAAGCTAATGCGCCTGAAGAAAATAAACCCATGACAAAAGCAGAGCTGATGGAAGCCGGTCAAAAAATTTATGGCGCAACATGTACTGTTTGTCATCAAGCGACAGGCATGGGAATGCCGCCTGCATTTCCAGCGTTGAAAGGCAGTAAAATTGTTACGGGTGATATCAGCAAACAATTATCAATTGTATTGCACGGTGTGAAAGGAACGGCAATGCAAGCGTTCGGGGAACAATTGACTGATAAAGATATTGCCGCGGTTGTAACGTATCAACGTAACTCGTGGGGCAACGACGATCAAGCAAAATTTGGTAAAGCTGCGGGTGGACTTATTCAACCGAGTGATGTTGCTGCCGCACGAAAAGCTGGGCAGTAA